From Nymphaea colorata isolate Beijing-Zhang1983 chromosome 6, ASM883128v2, whole genome shotgun sequence, a single genomic window includes:
- the LOC116256541 gene encoding DNA damage-repair/toleration protein DRT100-like, translating to MSRLPFLFVLLLLAVDLSPAAAVPFCPPSDRAALLEFKAGLSEPYLGVFKTWTGDNCCQGWHGVSCDPFNGRVADISLRGESEDPIILRAGRPGFMTGRLSPSICRLDRLSNLIIADWKNVTGEIPRCITSLSFLRVLDLVGNRLSGQIPWDLGKLTHLTVLNFADNELTGQIPPSITNIAGLMHLDFSRNRLSGPIPQQIGNMRMLSRLLLRRNYLSGEIPISVVNLDRLADLDLMSNLLTGSIPWQIGKMSVLSSLHLSDNHISGQIPSDILRMEGLSILNVSRNRIAGNIPDVFGPRSYFTALDLSYNTLTGPVPRSLTSAAFIGHLDLSHNHLCGRIPQGSPFDHLEAPSFAFNDCLCGSPLHPC from the coding sequence ATGTCTCGTCTTCCCTTCCTGTTCGTCTTACTGCTTCTGGCCGTCGATCTCTCTCCGGCCGCGGCCGTTCCCTTCTGCCCGCCGTCCGATAGGGCGGCACTGCTGGAGTTCAAGGCGGGACTCTCCGAACCGTATCTCGGCGTCTTCAAGACGTGGACGGGGGACAACTGCTGCCAGGGATGGCACGGCGTCAGCTGCGACCCGTTCAACGGCCGGGTAGCCGACATCAGCCTCCGCGGCGAGTCGGAGGATCCGATCATCCTTCGGGCCGGACGGCCGGGGTTCATGACGGGCCGCCTCTCACCGTCGATCTGCCGCCTGGATCGACTGTCCAACCTCATCATCGCCGACTGGAAGAACGTAACTGGCGAGATTCCCCGCTGCATCACCTCGCTGTCCTTCCTACGGGTGCTCGACCTCGTCGGGAACCGGCTGTCCGGCCAGATACCCTGGGACCTCGGCAAGCTCACCCACCTCACGGTCCTCAACTTCGCCGATAACGAACTCACGGGCCAGATTCCGCCGTCGATCACCAACATCGCGGGCCTGATGCACTTGGACTTCAGCAGAAACAGGTTATCTGGCCCAATCCCGCAGCAGATCGGTAATATGAGGATGCTCAGCCGGCTCCTCCTCCGTCGGAACTATCTCTCCGGCGAGATCCCGATCTCTGTGGTAAACCTTGACCGGCTGGCAGACCTGGACCTTATGTCGAACCTGCTGACGGGCTCCATCCCGTGGCAGATCGGCAAGATGTCGGTGCTCTCGTCTCTCCACCTCAGCGACAACCACATCTCCGGCCAGATCCCGTCGGACATACTCCGAATGGAAGGGCTTAGCATCCTGAACGTCAGCCGGAACCGGATCGCCGGCAACATCCCCGACGTGTTTGGCCCCAGGTCCTACTTCACGGCTTTGGACCTCTCTTACAACACTCTGACGGGGCCGGTGCCGAGATCGCTGACGTCCGCGGCGTTCATCGGCCACTTAGACCTGAGCCACAACCACCTGTGCGGCCGCATCCCCCAGGGCTCCCCCTTCGACCACCTCGAGGCCCCTTCCTTCGCCTTCAACGACTGCCTCTGCGGTTCCCCGCTCCACCCCTGCtag